GCAATTTCATCGGAGCGCAGCTCGGTGCGGCGCTGCAGCGCCTCGGCCAGCGCGCGTTCCAGCACAACCTGAATCGGGCGATAGGTTAGTTCGGTGACCACCCGCACCGAGTCCTCCATCGGCAGGCCGATGAGCAGCTTGAAGCTGTCCTCGGTGCGCTGCAGATTGGCGCGGCTGTTGGCCAGAGTGTTGCGCGCGTTCGCCATTTCGACCTCCAGCCGCAAAACCTCCAGCTCCGGAAACAGCCCGGCCTGCTGCTTCAGGCGCGCAAGATGAAAGGCATTTTCGGACTGTTGTGCCTGCGCCTGGTCGATCGCCAGTTGCTGCTGCAGGCGAAAGAGATTGTAGAAGGCGCTGGTGACGTTGTAGATGATGTCGAGCTGGCTGCGGCTGTAGGTCTGCAGTGTGTTTTCGAGGTTCAAATCGGCCTTGCGATAGTTCGTCTTCAGGCGGTTGAGCGTGAACAGCGGCTGCCGGAATTGCAGCCGCAGTTGCGGCAGATAGGTGGTGGAAGAAGTCCGCTGCTCGAACGGCGTGCCGCCCACGTCGATCGAAGTGGTGATCGATTGATGAAAGCGCTGCATCACACCCACCAGCGAAATCACGCCGTCGGTCATGGCCAGCGGCTGATTGACGAACAGCTCCGCCTGCATGTCCACGAAGTTCTGCCGGGGAAAGACAAATTCGCCGGTACCGATTTGCGTCTGGCTGATGCCCTGGCGGAGATTGGGCAGGCTGGAGAACACCAGCTCGCCAAAACTCTTGAAACTGGCCTCGGCGGCTTTCAAGCTCATGCGGGAATTGAGCAGCGATTGTTCGAGCTGTTTTGCCTGCTGGCTGCGGTTCAGCCCAATGGCAAGGCTTTGATCCAGGGTCAGCCGGTGCATCACCTGGGCCAGACTGTTGGTCGCGCCGGCCAGCAGCAGGCTCGCCAGCGCCAGCAGAACGACGGCGGTGTTGTGCTTCATCGGTCGGAGGTGCTTTAGGTTCACTGCAATTCTGTTTGGAATGACGGTCCGGAGAACGACCTGCTCAACTCAAAGTGACAATCTGTAAGGTTCCAGCTTGCCGCCAAGTCTGATTGACGAATCCCGTTTGAAAATTCGTTCCCGCCTTCACACCGGCGCGGGCGGCCGCGCCTCACTCGACGAACTCCCAGCGCACGGCATCGGCAATCACAAAGCCGCTGCCGGCATCGGACAATTCGATAACGGCAGGCTGGTCCGTCTTGAAGTGATAGCGGCCGAGTGCCAGCCAGCCCTCGGCGGTTTCCTGCGGCTGCAGCTCCAGCCGGCTTTTGCCTTCCGCACTGGTCACCGTGATTTGAAACGAGCGGCTGAGATTGCGCGACCACCAACTGCGGGCCATCGGCAAATGAAAACTCAATTCATAATCGCCGGTGCGCGGCACTTTGGTTTCCCAGCGCGCGGGGTAGTCGCCGCGACCGCCGCGCTTCATGCGCCAGCCAAAATAGTACTTGCCGTACGCCATCGGGTCGGTGTCTTCCCACCAGCTCTGGCCCTTGGAGGGCGGGCGCAGATACCTGGCCTCGGCGCTCACCGGCGTGAAAAAACCCGCGTCCTGATCATCCAGCACAAACGCCAGCGAATCGTTCGAGGACACGGTGGTGAAAACCGTATCGCGCGGCGCGCCGCGGCGAATGCGATGGTTGAGCGTCACCGGCTTTCTGATCTCGCCGCGGTTGCGTGAAAAATAGGGAATGACGCGCACGTTTCTGGGAGGCTCGGTGACGGCGAGCTGCATTTCCTTTTCTTCATAACTGCCCAGCGCCAGCGGCCGGCGAATCTTGTCGTTTTCCGTTTCACACACCACGCGCACGAAGCCCTCGCCCTTTTCGCCGTTTTGCACGCGCACGCGCACCTGGTGCATCACCCGCATCTTGCCGGTGTCGAGTTTGTCGGCCTCGGCGAGCGTGAGGCGATAGCCCGGAAACGTGGCGTGCTCGAACCACTGCTCCAAAAATTCGCTGTGATCGGTTGGGGTAACGGCTTGAACGAGGCGAGACAAGGTATCGCGGTTGACTTGCTGATAGCGGTGCTCCGCCACCAGCCGGCGCAACACGGCAGCGTAGTTCTTTTCGCCGAGGCGTTCGCGCAGCATTTGCAGAATCGGCGGCGCCTTGAAATCGACGCAGGCGCGATAGAGGTTGCCGTTGCCCTGCGGCCGCAGGCCGGTGAGCGGCGTCTTGCTGAGTTTTTCCAAAACCGAATCGACTTCCACGTCATAGCGGTGCCGCACGGCCCATTCGCCGTCCATCTGACGCAGGCGGTCGAAGCTGCTGAGCGCGGCGCTCCAGCGATCGGGATAAAAAGTGTCGCGCACGCGGCGCTCGCATTCTTCATAGAGCTGCAGCTCCAGGCCGCGGTCGAGCACGGGGTCGGCGATGTCCAATTGCGCGTGCAGGTAGTTGCGCAGCGGTGAACGCAGCGTGCCGTCGCCGCCCCAGTAGTTGTCGGGAAGCAAAAGATCGAGCACCGCTTCGATGAAGACATCGCGTTTGATGCGGCCGGGTGAATCGTCGCGGCCGCGGCGCCGGGCTTCTTTGGTGCGCTCTTCTACCTCGCGCTTGAAGCGCCTGCCGGCCAGGCTCACTTCCTCGAGCATGACGAGGCCGGGTTGCAGCAGGACATTCTCCACGCCGTGGCGGCCCATGTAGACCTGCATCTGCAGCGGCACCTCCACCAGCGCCAGCCGCTCGAAGGGGTAGGGCACGCCCGCGACTTCTTCGAAAATGTCAAGCATGCGCGTGATGGCTTCATAGCAGGTGTCGGCCACCTCCGTGAACACTTCCAAATCGCGCAGGTGTTTGTCGCGGAAATAGAGCTCGATCGCGATGTCTTTGAAGTCCCGTGCCAAACGTTGATATTCACCCGCATTCAACGACAGCGCTGGCACCGGCGTCACTACTTCAAACACGGTTTCTTTGCCGCTTGCCGTGCGGTTTTCGGAGACCCGCCGGCCCTGGCTGATGACGCTGAGCCGCGCCGAAGTGTGCACGCGCAGCCGCGCGGTGGCGAAATTCTGCGGCCGCGGCGTTTCGTAAGCATAGCCGGCGGCTGCGCCCGGCACCGGATACCAGCCGCATTGCGCCGGCAGCACCGCCAACTCTCCGCTGAGCCAGGCCGAAATGTTGCCTTTGACCCACGGACCGTCATCGCGGCGAATCAATTTGGTGGCCTGCGGCATGCGATCGAGCATGAAACCGTCAGCCTCGATGTCGCCGGCATACGTGACGAAGAGTGTGTCGCTCGCGCCGGGCGGCAAAGCCGCCGCTCCCAAGTCCACCACCAGCAGTTGCGAGGCTTGTTGAAACGGCACCGCGGCCTGACCGTGCCGGCTCACCTGGCTGACGCGCAGACGGCCATTCAAGGCAAACACCAGCTGGCTCAGCGGAACGTTGTGGGGATTGGCCACCGCGAGCCGCGCGTTGACGCGCAGCGGCGTGGCATTGTCGTGCAGCCAAATTTCCAAATCATAGTGGCGCACTTGTGCCAGCGGAGGCGAGAGCCATTGCTCTTGCTGCTTGAAATCGGCTGCGCGTGCAGCCAGCCGGGCCTGGCTATCTGCTCTGAGGTTGAAGGCGATCATCAGCGCGGCCAGCAAACAGGTGAAGCCGGAAACGAAGGTGAAGCGCCGCGACCACGGCGACTGCTCCAGCCTCGGATAGCGCACGACCGAAAAGCTCAGCAGGCCGCAGGCGAGCAGCGCGAAGAAGAGGCGCTGCCACAGGATGGGCGTGAGATCGCCAAAGCCGATGAGATCGCTGTGAAACAGAGGCGCGAAGAAGGCGCCATAGTCGAGCAAGCCGTCGAACTTGAAATGGAAATGAAACAAGAGTGCGGCAACGTAGCCGAGCGGCAGAATGATGGCGAGCGCTTGTGAGCGCAGCAGACTGACGAGAAAGAACACCAGGGCGGTCATGAACAAAATCGCGGGCACCGAGGCAATCAGCGCGTAGGTGAGAAAGGGCAGGATCTTGAACTCCGCGCCGGCAAAGATGACTTTGAAGATGCGGGCGATGGCCGCCAGCCCGAGCAGGAAGAGATTGAGGTAGACCAGCCCGCTCACGATGCCGAGATATTTGCCCACCACCCAGTTGGCCGTGGTCATGGGCCGCGAGAGCATGACTTGGTCGAGGCGCGCTTTCTCCTCGGCCTTGCGAAAATCACCGGCCACGAAGATGATCAAAACCGCCTGCACGAAGCTGAAGAAATAGATTGCCAGGAACGCATCGGTGCCGGTGAGCAGGAACTCGCCGGGCGCGCCGGTGTCGAGAATCGGGCCCAGGGTCACGGCCAGCAGAAACAGTGCGATGATGAGCACCCCGAGGCCGGCGAGCACCCAGAATTTGGCGGTGCGGTAGAGCATCACGCGCTCGACCGCGGCCACGGCCATAATGTAGCGCAGGCTTTTGCTCATGGACGAATGAATGGTTGAATCCTTGATCACTTATTTGGCGCCAGTCCGAAATCGCGGTTTTCTGACAAGAGCGCTCCTGTAACGGCTTGGCCGTTGCATCAAAAACCTCGGCTCAGCCGAGGGTGGAACATTTTCTGATGGACACCATTCCAAAAGCGGTTCGCGCAAAGTGACCTGGCCGGTTGGAAAGATTCAGTTGCAGAAATGCGTGAGAGCAGCTATTTTCTCTCTTCGCAGGAACAAACCTCTGCACCGAAGAGCGAACCAGAATGATGAAACCAGCACGACCCTTGGACACTTCACCGGAAGTGGAGCGGATTCAGATCGAATGTCTGCGCCGGAAATCGCCCGCCGAGCGGCTGCAGTTGGCCATCGAACTGACTCGAGCCTCGCGCCGCCTGCTGGCGATGGGCGTACGCCGGCGTCATCCGGAATATGATGATGAGCAAGTGCGCCTGGCTGTGATTCGGCTCACCCTACCGGAAGAACTGTTTCTGGCAGCTTATCCCCAGGCGAAAGACCTCCGGCCATGACTCCCGAAGAAGTGCTGGGTGCCGTCGCAGCCAAGCTCGAGCAAAACGGTATTGCGTACATGATCGCGGGCTCCTTTGCCAGCAATCTGCACGGCATGCCGCGCACCACACACGATGCCGATATCGTGGTTGAAATTGATGAGCCGCGCCTGCAAAAATTCTCCCACGCGCTCGCCGAAGAATTCTATTTTGACCTCGATGCTGCGCGCGATGCCCTCGCAAGGAACAGCATGTTCAGTACGATTCATTATGACAGTGGCTTCAAAGTTGATTTCATTGTTTTGAAGCAACGGCCATTTAGCCGAACGGAATTCCAAAGAAGGACAACCGCCAACTACCTTGGACGTCGCTGCTGGTTTGCCACAGCCGAAGACACCATTTTGGCAAAGCTGGAGTGGTCCAAACTGAGCGAGTCAGAACGCCAATTCAACGATGCTGTAGGCACCGCCAAGGTGCAAGGCAAAGCCCTTGACATTGATTACCTTCGCCGCTGGTCGAAGGACCTCCAAACCGATGATCTGTTGCACCGACTTTTGCAGGAGATTGGAGCAGCTCCCTGAACGCGAAGCAAGCAGCGGCAGCGGGACGGCTGCCCGACAGACTCTTGGAAAACCCAAAGCCTGCTCAATCCTCCTCTTCCTCCTCCACCCGCTGTCCCACCTCTGATTCCATGAAGTGCATGTAAGCATCCTCGAGATTGGGCGTGACGCTGTGCAGGTCATAGCCGGCGATCGGCTCGCCCACCACGCGCAGCAGCAGATGCGGCGGTTTGGGAATCGTCGAAATCACCTGCAAGCGGGCGGCGAGCTGCGGGAAATCCGCCTCGTCGATCAACACCTGCCAGACTTTGCCGGCTGCTTTTGCGACCAGCACTTCCGGCCGGCCGCGATAAGCGACCCGGCCCCTGGCTAAGATCGCAAGATCCTCGCAGGTGCTCGAAATGTCGCCCACAATATGCGTGCTGAGAATGATGATCTTGTCGCGGCTGATCTCGGTGAGCAGGTTGCGAAAGCGAATGCGTTCTTCGGGATCGAGGCCAGTGGTGGGCTCGTCGACGATGAGCAGGCGGGGATTGCCGAGCAATGCCTGCGCGATGCCCAGGCGGCGCAACATGCCGCCGGAATAGGTCTTGGCTTTGCGATCGCGGGCCTCGGCCAGTCCGACGTTTTCCAGCATCTGCAGCACGGTGGCGCGCACGTGCCGCGCCGGCACGCCGTTGAGGCGGGCAATGTAGGTTAGAAATTCTGCGCCCGTGAGTTGCGGATAGACGCCGAAAAACTGCGGCAGGTAACCGAGCGAGGCCCGAATCTGCCGGCGCTGCGTGCGCAGATCCGCGCCATCGACCAACACCTCGCCGGCAGTCGGCGTTTCCAGGGTGGCGAGAATCTTCATGAGGGTGCTCTTGCCTGCGCCATTGGGGCCGAGCAAGCCGAACATGCCGGTGGCAATTTCGAGAGTGACGTCCTGCAGGGCATGCACGCCGCCCGCATAGGTTTTGGAGAGATGTCGAATGTCGATGGACATGCGCCGCTTTTACTCATTTCTCCCTGAGAGGTTGCAGGTCAATCTAATCTTCTGCGAGTGAAAAGCAAGGCCGGAGGAATGTTCACTGTGGCGGAATTCAGCTTGAAAATGGCGGGGACGCTTGGTATGTTGACCGCCGCTAAAGCCTGCGATTCAAATCGCAGTCTGGTGGTCGCCTGCGATTCAAATCGCAGTCTGTTAGCCCAAGTCAGCTAAAGCGGACTGAGTGGCATCATCAAGAAGACCGTTGTGTGCGGGCAGCGCTTTTCGGTCGGGCTGGCCGCCTGCGATTCAGATTCAGCCTGCGATTCAAATCGCAGTCTGTTAGCCCAAGTCAGCTGAAGCGGACTGAGTGGCATCATCAAGAAGTCCGTTGCGTGCGGGCAACGTCGTTCGGTCGGGTTGGCCGCCTGCGATTCAGATTCAGATTCAGCCTGCGATTCAAATCGCAGTCTGTTAGCAGAAGTCCGCTGAAGCGGACTGAGTGGCATCATCAAGAAGTCCGTTGCGTGCGGGCAACGTCGTTCGGTCGGGTTGGCCGCCTGCGATTCAAATCGGAGGCTGAAAGCCGGAGCAGGCAACTCGGCGCCGAGAATTGCGTTTAATGGCCCTCTATTCAATCGTCCTCATTATTCGGGAGCAGTTCTCATGGCTGAAGAAAAGTTTGGTCTGGCGCAGATCGGGCAAATCGCCGTCAACGTGCATGATCTCGACCGCGCCACTGCCTTTTATCGCGACCAGCTCGGCATGCAACATCTCTTCTCCGTTTCCAACATGGCGTTTTTTGCGTGCGGCGGCATTCGCCTGCTGCTCGGCCTGCCGGAAAAACCGGAGTTCGACCATCCCAGTTCCATCATTTATTTCAAGGTGGAAGACATTCACGCCGCCCATCAAACTCTGGCCGGTCGCGGCGTGCCTTTCGAGGCCGCGCCGCAGCTCGTCGCGCGCATGCCCGCCTATGATCTCTGGCTGGCGTTCTTCCGCGATTCGGAAAACAATCTCCTGAGTCTGATGAGTGAAGCAGCCGCCGGTTGAGCGGGCACTGCAGCATCGATTCGGATTCGCAGGATTTGGTTTGAAGAAGTAGCTCTGTCGCAATGTCAGTCAGCGGAATTTGGTGCAATACATGGAGCTGTACCTCAATCTCCACAGGGTCCCTCCTGGATGATAGGAGGGAGGGACATGCTTTTTAGGATCACCGTGCAGCGGGTTTGCCGGCTCGCGTCTGAAACGATTTCAACCATCTCATGACTTCCTTCGCGCTCAAACGCCCGATTACCGTCCTGATGCTCACCCTGGGCTTGTGCTTGCTGGGTGTGATCTCCTGGCAACGCCTGCCGGTGCAACTCTTGCCGCAATTCATCCTGCCGGAGGTCTACGTTGGCACCGGCATGCCGGGCGCCTCGCCGGAAAAGATCGAAGCCGAGCTGGTGGTGGCCATCGAAGCGGAACTGGCAACGCTTGAGGGCGTGCACGATCTCGAGAGCCGGGTCTTCGCCGATTATGCCACCACCAAGGTCTCCTTCAACCACGGCACGGACATGAAGTTTGCGCTGCTCAAGCTGCAGCAGAAGATGAACGCGCTCGAGAACCGGCTGCCGGTGGGCACGCGCATCGAAGTCAACCGCTTCGACACCGCCGATCTTTCCACCTATTTGATGGAGCTCAGTATTCGCGGCGAGGCCAGCCTCGACGAGCTGCGCGAAGTCGCGGAACGGCGCGTGCGCCCCCGGCTGGAGCAAGTGGACGGCGTGGTGAATGTCAACCTCGGCGGCGGCCAGCGTCGCACCGTGGGCATTCAAATCGATCCCGAGCGCTGCGAGGCCCTGGGCGTGCCACTGGCATTGGTGCAGCAGAAGGTCGAGGCGTTTCACCGTCAGCCGGAGCACTTGGGGCGCGTCTTGGCCGCCGGCCGCCTGCTCGATGTCAATCTGCTGGGCCGCGTCGAAGACTTGCGCGAATTGAAAGACTTGATCATTGACCCGCGCGGTCCGGTGCGGCTGCAAGACCTCGCGGTGGTCGGCTACCGCCCAGCGGAACGCACACAACTCTATCGCGTCAACGGCAAAGCCGGAGTCGGCATTTTCGTGCAGAAGGACAACATCAGCAACATGCTGGCGGTGGCCAATGCCGTGCTCGCGCAAATCGAGAGTCTGAACCGCGAATTGGCGAACCAGGGCTTCACCTTAACGGTAAATTTCAGCCAGGCGGAGTTGATCCAGCAAGCCATTGACCGCATCAAGAAAATGGCGCTCACCGGCGCGTTGTTGGCGCTGCTCGTGCTTTATCTCTTCCTGCGCAATGTCCGCTTCGTCTTCATTTTGATGATTGCGATTCCGGTGTCGCTGCTGGTCACGTTCAATCTCATGTACGGCTTTCAGCTCTCGGTCAACATCCTCTCCTTGTGCGGCCTGGCGCTGGCGGTCGGCATGCTGGTTGACAACGGCATCGTGGTGATGGAAAACGTGTTCGCGCATTATCAGCGCGGCCAGGAGGCGGCGGCCGCGGTCATCAACGGCACGCGCGAAGTCAGCCGGTCGATCCTTGCCGCCACCGGCACCACTGTGCTGGTGTTTTTGCCGGTATTGTTCGTGGAGAGTGAAGCCAAACTGTTCGTGCGCGAGCTGGCGCTGTCGGTGATCTTTCCGCTGCTGGTGTCGCTGCTGGTCGCGATCACGGTGATTCCGCTGCTCGCCCGGCTCACTTTGACCGGCCGGCCGCCGCGGCCCTTTGGCAGCGGCCGCATTCTCGAAATCTACCGGTTGTTGCTCAAATCCTGCCTGCGCCATCGCGTGCGCACGATCGCCACCGTCGTCGTGTTTCTGCTGATCAGCCTGTTCATGGGCGTGGTCTACATCATCGGCACGGCCTCGCCGCCGCCGCCCGATCGCTTGGATGTTTATCTCAGCCTGCCGCCGGGCGCCACCCTCGATGCGACCGACACCATTGCCCGCCGTCTCGAGAATCAAATGCTCGAATTTCCTGATCTCGAGGAAGTGCGTGCCAGCGTGCGGCCGGAAGAGGCGCATTTGGCGCTGACGTTCGTGGAGCCGCAGCGGCGCCGTGAGCCGCTGCAGCTCGACAAGATCAAAGAAAAAATCAAAGCATTGAATCGCGGCCTGGAACACGTCGAGATCAGTTTCGATCGGCCGCAGCGCGGCGAAGGGATCGTGCAGGAAGAAGGCTTGGCGGGCGCTTTGCGCAGCGAGAAGGCGCTGCGCTTGCGCGGTTATGATCTGTCCACTCTGCGCGCCTTGAGCGAGCAGATCGTGCAGACGTTGCGTGCGATTCCGGACGTTGAGAAGGAAGCGGTGCGTTCCGAGCTGCAAACCGGCGCGCCCGAATTGCAGATTCGCGGCGACCGGCTGCGGTTGGCGCAGTGGGGGCTGGATATGCAGCAGGTGATGAATACGATCTGGGCCACCCGGCCGGAAGGCGCGCGCGCTGGCACGCCCTTCTATGCCGGCGCCACCGAGCTTGACTTGCAGTTGCAAATGAAAGACGCGGAACAGCGGCGCC
The window above is part of the bacterium genome. Proteins encoded here:
- a CDS encoding TolC family protein, which produces MKHNTAVVLLALASLLLAGATNSLAQVMHRLTLDQSLAIGLNRSQQAKQLEQSLLNSRMSLKAAEASFKSFGELVFSSLPNLRQGISQTQIGTGEFVFPRQNFVDMQAELFVNQPLAMTDGVISLVGVMQRFHQSITTSIDVGGTPFEQRTSSTTYLPQLRLQFRQPLFTLNRLKTNYRKADLNLENTLQTYSRSQLDIIYNVTSAFYNLFRLQQQLAIDQAQAQQSENAFHLARLKQQAGLFPELEVLRLEVEMANARNTLANSRANLQRTEDSFKLLIGLPMEDSVRVVTELTYRPIQVVLERALAEALQRRTELRSDEIAVQLSEISVAETDAASEITGELYASYGLLNEEKKFRDAFQKFDTDRSVKLALSVPLWDWGKNGAEVQAARAALQSDRLTQQNRTEAIKQEIRDAVRNLESAQQRLEITRRSEELAEKSYRISLLKFESGDLSSQDLALEQNRLTQARTNSLNAIIDYKQALADLRRKTLWDFELEAPVQVTAPPAR
- a CDS encoding VOC family protein; translation: MAEEKFGLAQIGQIAVNVHDLDRATAFYRDQLGMQHLFSVSNMAFFACGGIRLLLGLPEKPEFDHPSSIIYFKVEDIHAAHQTLAGRGVPFEAAPQLVARMPAYDLWLAFFRDSENNLLSLMSEAAAG
- a CDS encoding ABC transporter ATP-binding protein; protein product: MSIDIRHLSKTYAGGVHALQDVTLEIATGMFGLLGPNGAGKSTLMKILATLETPTAGEVLVDGADLRTQRRQIRASLGYLPQFFGVYPQLTGAEFLTYIARLNGVPARHVRATVLQMLENVGLAEARDRKAKTYSGGMLRRLGIAQALLGNPRLLIVDEPTTGLDPEERIRFRNLLTEISRDKIIILSTHIVGDISSTCEDLAILARGRVAYRGRPEVLVAKAAGKVWQVLIDEADFPQLAARLQVISTIPKPPHLLLRVVGEPIAGYDLHSVTPNLEDAYMHFMESEVGQRVEEEEED